The Polyangium mundeleinium genome contains the following window.
AGAGATCGTCGCGCGCTTCCAGGGCGAACGCGTGGAGCTGCTCGCGCTGCCCTCCGACGCGTTCAAATCGAAGGTCTCCGCCGCTGTCCAGTTCGGCGAAGGGCCGGACCTCTTCCTCGACGCGCACGACAAGCTCGGCGATTACGACGGCCGCAAGGTCGTCGCGCCTGTCGGCGACGCGCTCGACGGGAGCGCGTTCGCCGGACCCACGCTCGCCGCCGTCTCGCTCCACGGCGAGCCCTATGGTGTCCCGATCACGCAGAAGAGCGTCGCTCTTTACGTGAACACGGATCTCGTCAAGGACCTCCCGGCCGACCTCGAATCGATCGCCGCGATCGGAAAGACCCTCCCGGCCGGGGTCGTTCCCCTCGCGTACAACTCGCAGTCGACGTATTACCACGCCGGATTCGTCCACGCGTTCGGCGGGCTCATGCTGACGCCCGACGATCACTTCGGGTTCGTTGGGCCCGCCGCGGAGAAGTCGCTCGATTTCGTCCTCGATCTGCGCGCCCAGAAGGTCGTCGCCGAGGATACCGACGTCTCGGTCGTCACGAACCTCTTCCGCTCTGGCAAGGCCGCGTTCGCCATCGACGGCCCGTGGCTCGCGACGAGCCTCGCGGAAGCGCCCTCGCTCCATTACCGCGTGGCCCCGCTGCCGCTCGTTCGCGCCGCCGGAAAGCCGATCCTGCCGTATCTCGGCGTCGAGGCCGTCATGCTCACGCCGAAAGGCGCGACGCGCCCCGAGGTCCGCGCGCTCGCGCGGCTGCTCGCGAGCCCCGAGGCGACGAAGATCCGGCTCGAACGAGCGCGCACCTTGCCCGCGCGAATCGACGTCCCCTTGCCGCCGGAGGACGCGTTCCTCGCCGCCTTCGCCGAGCAGGCCAAGGCCACGATTGCGATGCCCTCGTCGCTCGCGATGAACGCCGTGTGGGAGCCTTCGGACCGTGCCATTCGCAAGGTGCTCCGCCGCGACGCGCTCCCCTCCCCCGCGCTCTCCGAGGCCAAGCGTCGATTCGACGACGTACGCCGCCCGCCGCCCCCGCCCGCCTCGCGCACACCCGGGCTCGTCGTCTTCGGCGCGTTGCTCTTGCTCGGCGCCCTTTCGCTCGTCCGGCGCGCGAAGGACCCGGAATTCCGAAAGCACGTGAAGCGCTCGCTTCCCGCGTATGCGTATGTCACGCATGCCGTGATCGCGGTCGGCGTGCTCGTGGTTTTGCCGCTCGTGCTCGGCGCGCTCACGTCGCTGCTCGGCGGATCGATCCAGAACCTCAAAGAGGTCGGCTGGAACAATTACGTCGGCCTCGACAACTTCGTCCAGATCCTCACGGCGCGCGGCGGGTCGCTCCTCTCGACGGGATCATTTTACGTGGTCCTTTTGGTCACCGTCCTCTGGACCGTGATCAACGTATTTTTCCACGTCGCGATCGGCGTCGCGCTCGCGCTCCTGCTCTCCCGGCCGCTGCTGCGGCTACGCGCGCTCTACCGCGTGCTCCTGATCATCCCCTGGGCCGTGCCGAGCTACGTGACGGCGCTCGCGTGGAAAGGCATGTTCCACCGGCAATTCGGGGCCGTGACGGGGCTCGTCCACGCCCTCAACGACACCTTCGGCACGAGCCTCGAACCGATTTCCTGGTTCGCCCGCTTCTCCACCGCATTCGCGGCGAACGTGACGACGAACGTCTGGCTCGGCTTTCCCTTCATGATGGTCGTGACGATCGGCGCGCTCACGGCGGTGCCCGACGACGTGCTCGAAGCGGCGAAGGTCGACGGCGCGAGCCGCTGGCAAAGGCTCTGGCTCGTCACGCTCCCGATGATCCGGCCGAGCCTCCTGCCCGCCGTGACCATGGGCGCGGTCTGGACGTTCAACATGTTCAACGTCGTCTTCCTCGTCTCGGGCGGCGAGCCTGACGGGACGACGGAGATCCTGGTTACCGAGGCCTATCGCTGGGCCTTCACCCGCAATGCGCAATACGGATACGCCGCGGCGTACGCGGTGCTGATCTTCCTCTTGCTCTTCAGTCGAACCCGGTTCTCCGATTGGCTCGGGGAGCGACGCGAGGCACGCGAAAAGGCGGCCTCGGCGGCGGCAATCGCGAAGGCGGCGGGAGGTGCGGCGTGAACAAGAAGCCCTCGCTCCTCGAATCGGCCGCGTGCCACGTGATCCTCGTGCTTGCGGTGGCGTTCGCGCTGTATCCGGTCCTCTGGGTCGTCGCGCTCGCGTTCTCGGGCACGCAGACGCCCTCGCCCCGCGTGATCCCCGTCCCGGAGGCGCCGACGCTCGCGCACCTCTCGGCCGTCGTCGGCGCCTCGCGCAAGGTCGACGGGGCCGAGGTCTGGCTCTTCGGCCGCCAGCTCGCGAATTCGCTCGTCGTCTCGCTCTCGACGGCGCTCGTCGGCGTGCTCATCGCCATTCCGACAGCGTACGCGCTCGCGCGGTTCCGCTTCGCCGGCAAGGAATCCGGCGTGCGGGCGCTGCTCGCCACGCAGATGTTCCCGGCCGTGGCGAGCGCGATCCCGCTCTACATGATCCTGAATTACCTCGGCCTCCTGAACTCGCGGACGGGCCTCGTCGTCTGTTATGCCTCGACGAGCGTCCCCTTCTCGATCTTCCAGCTCCGCGCGGCGTTCGAGGCGATCCCGGTCGACCTCGAAGAGGCTGCGATGGTCGACGGCGCGACACGTTTCTCCGCCTTCGTCCGCGTCGTGCTCCCCGCAGCTCGCCCCGCGATCGCCGTGACCGCGCTCTTCGCGTTCATGGGCGCCTACAACGAGTTCATCCTCGCGGCGACGCTGCTCGACAAGGAGGAAATGTTCACGCTGCCCGTGATGCTGCAGCGGTTCATCGGCGAATACGACGCGCAATGGGAGAAGTTCGCCGCGGGCGCGCTCGTCGTGTCGCTGCCCGTGATGGCGCTCTTTTACGTGGCGCAGCGCCACCTCGTCGCAGGCCTGACGGCGGGTGGCGTGAAGGGGTAACGGCAAAGAGGCCTTATCGCGCCTCCGCCCACGTCTTCACGGCCTCGACTGCGGGCAGAGGTAGGCGACGCCCGCGCCCACGAGCCCATCGCCCACGAGATCGATTTCCGGCACGTACGAGCATTTCTTCCCGGCCTCGTCGGTCAGGATGCTGGCGCGCCGTTCGAGCAGGTTTTCCACCTGCGCCTGCGTGATTGGACCCGTGCCCGCGACGTGCTCGGAGACCTTGACGGTCGCCGCGCCCTGGCAGGAGAGCAGGGCCGTGACCGCGAGATCGGGCTCGACCTTTTGCCCCGCGTCGCGGCCCGCGACAATCGGGCGCACCGTGCCCCGAATGCTCGCGCTGTACCAGCAGCCGTTGTCCAGGGGAAACGAGAAAAGCTCGTCGTAGGCCCATACCGAGGAGACGCTTGGCCCGTTCGGCGGTTGTGGAGCCTCGGCCCCTCCGTCGGGCCCGTCTCGCTGCACCAAGAGCGAGACCGTATCCGCGAGTGCCACACCGGAGAGCGGGAGAAGCGCAAATGCCGCGAGTCGACCGAACCCCGTGCCTTTCGACCTGACCATATCCCTCCAAGGGACCTGCCGAGGGAGCGCGTTTTGCGCGCGCCCCAGGCAAACGGACCCCTCGCCGCGGAGCGATTGCCAGGACGATGCCAACGGACGCCGGGCAGGCGCCGTCATCAGGGCTTGCGGGCGGGCTTGCGGCAAATGGCGTCAAGCTGGGAGAATCAGAAAATCCAGACCGGCCGAGCGGCGGTGATCGGCTGCGCGCCGGCCTTCGTGCCGATGAGGCGGTGATCCGGATCGAGCGTGACGGTCGCGACGGGCTCGGAGAACGGGATCTGCATCGTGGCCGTGGCGTCCTGGGGCGCGAGGCCAAAATCGACGCCGACGCGCGCGGTCTCCGTGGCGCCCTTGATCTCGACCTCGACGACGCAGGGGAAGAGTTTTCCATTCGGGTTTTGTTGGGTGACGGTGATCGTCGCCTGGCCGTCGAGCTGCGTCGCCG
Protein-coding sequences here:
- a CDS encoding extracellular solute-binding protein; this translates as MKSTQRRRFPAFGVFFALFVVVFFSPAAQAEPIRLWHAQRGDEQKALEEIVARFQGERVELLALPSDAFKSKVSAAVQFGEGPDLFLDAHDKLGDYDGRKVVAPVGDALDGSAFAGPTLAAVSLHGEPYGVPITQKSVALYVNTDLVKDLPADLESIAAIGKTLPAGVVPLAYNSQSTYYHAGFVHAFGGLMLTPDDHFGFVGPAAEKSLDFVLDLRAQKVVAEDTDVSVVTNLFRSGKAAFAIDGPWLATSLAEAPSLHYRVAPLPLVRAAGKPILPYLGVEAVMLTPKGATRPEVRALARLLASPEATKIRLERARTLPARIDVPLPPEDAFLAAFAEQAKATIAMPSSLAMNAVWEPSDRAIRKVLRRDALPSPALSEAKRRFDDVRRPPPPPASRTPGLVVFGALLLLGALSLVRRAKDPEFRKHVKRSLPAYAYVTHAVIAVGVLVVLPLVLGALTSLLGGSIQNLKEVGWNNYVGLDNFVQILTARGGSLLSTGSFYVVLLVTVLWTVINVFFHVAIGVALALLLSRPLLRLRALYRVLLIIPWAVPSYVTALAWKGMFHRQFGAVTGLVHALNDTFGTSLEPISWFARFSTAFAANVTTNVWLGFPFMMVVTIGALTAVPDDVLEAAKVDGASRWQRLWLVTLPMIRPSLLPAVTMGAVWTFNMFNVVFLVSGGEPDGTTEILVTEAYRWAFTRNAQYGYAAAYAVLIFLLLFSRTRFSDWLGERREAREKAASAAAIAKAAGGAA
- a CDS encoding sugar ABC transporter permease yields the protein MNKKPSLLESAACHVILVLAVAFALYPVLWVVALAFSGTQTPSPRVIPVPEAPTLAHLSAVVGASRKVDGAEVWLFGRQLANSLVVSLSTALVGVLIAIPTAYALARFRFAGKESGVRALLATQMFPAVASAIPLYMILNYLGLLNSRTGLVVCYASTSVPFSIFQLRAAFEAIPVDLEEAAMVDGATRFSAFVRVVLPAARPAIAVTALFAFMGAYNEFILAATLLDKEEMFTLPVMLQRFIGEYDAQWEKFAAGALVVSLPVMALFYVAQRHLVAGLTAGGVKG